In Citrobacter sp. RHB25-C09, the following proteins share a genomic window:
- a CDS encoding PAS domain-containing methyl-accepting chemotaxis protein: MSSNRYVTQQNTPLTDDTTLMSTTDLDSYITHANDTFVNISGYSLSELTGQPHNLVRHPDMPKAAFADMWYTLQQGEPWSGIVKNRRKNGDHYWVRANAVPMVRDGKTTGYMSIRTRATDAEIAAVEPLYKALNEGRCHRQVRKGLVVRKGWLGKLPGIPVRWRVRSVMVFIYLLLAATLYVSGASWPAQVVSALILLLGTAMFEWQIVRPIENVAKQALKVATGERNSVEHLNRSDELGLTLRAIGQLGLMCRWLIHDVSGQVSSVRNGSETLAKGNEDLNKHTHQTADNVQQTVTTMNQMAESVKQNSETAFAADKLSIAASSAATQGGDAMDTVIKTMDDIADSTQRIGTITALINDIAFQTNILALNAAVEAARAGEQGKGFAVVAGEVRHLASRSASAANDIRKLIDASADKVQSGAQQVHAAGRMMDDIVSQVQNVTQLIAQISQSTLEQSDGLTSLTRAVDELSLLTRKNAQLVEESAQVSAMVKHRASRLADAVTVLH; encoded by the coding sequence ATGTCTTCCAATCGCTACGTTACCCAGCAAAACACGCCGCTGACTGACGATACGACGCTCATGTCAACGACCGATCTCGACAGCTATATCACCCACGCTAACGATACATTCGTTAACATCAGCGGATACTCGCTCAGTGAGCTAACAGGACAGCCACACAATCTGGTGCGCCACCCGGATATGCCCAAAGCCGCGTTTGCGGATATGTGGTACACCCTGCAGCAGGGAGAGCCGTGGAGCGGAATTGTTAAAAATCGACGCAAAAATGGCGATCACTATTGGGTGCGGGCGAATGCCGTGCCGATGGTACGCGACGGTAAAACCACCGGCTATATGTCGATCCGCACCCGGGCAACGGATGCCGAAATTGCTGCTGTTGAGCCATTATACAAGGCGCTTAACGAGGGGCGTTGCCATCGTCAGGTCCGTAAAGGTCTGGTGGTGCGCAAGGGATGGTTAGGTAAACTTCCGGGCATCCCGGTGCGCTGGCGGGTCCGCAGCGTGATGGTATTTATTTATCTGCTACTGGCGGCGACGCTATACGTTTCAGGCGCCTCCTGGCCTGCGCAGGTGGTGAGTGCGCTGATCCTGTTGCTCGGCACGGCAATGTTTGAATGGCAGATCGTTCGCCCGATAGAGAACGTGGCGAAGCAGGCGTTGAAAGTGGCGACCGGGGAGCGCAACAGCGTGGAACATCTGAATCGCAGCGATGAACTGGGCCTGACGCTACGCGCCATCGGTCAGCTTGGGCTGATGTGTCGCTGGTTGATTCACGATGTATCTGGCCAGGTTTCCAGCGTCAGAAACGGCAGTGAGACCCTGGCAAAGGGTAACGAGGATCTGAATAAGCACACCCACCAGACAGCGGATAATGTGCAGCAAACGGTGACCACCATGAACCAAATGGCGGAATCCGTTAAACAGAATTCCGAAACGGCTTTCGCTGCCGATAAACTCTCCATTGCTGCCAGTAGCGCAGCGACACAGGGCGGCGATGCTATGGACACCGTGATTAAAACCATGGATGACATTGCGGACAGTACGCAGCGTATTGGTACCATCACGGCACTGATCAACGACATTGCCTTCCAGACAAATATCCTGGCGCTTAATGCGGCGGTTGAAGCAGCGCGCGCCGGCGAGCAGGGGAAAGGGTTTGCCGTTGTGGCTGGCGAGGTGCGTCATCTGGCCAGCCGTAGCGCCAGCGCCGCAAACGACATTCGTAAGCTGATAGATGCCAGTGCGGATAAGGTCCAGTCGGGTGCGCAGCAGGTTCATGCCGCAGGACGTATGATGGACGACATCGTTTCTCAGGTGCAAAACGTCACCCAGCTTATCGCGCAAATCAGCCAGTCAACGCTGGAGCAGTCTGACGGGCTGACCAGCCTGACGCGCGCCGTTGACGAACTAAGCCTTCTCACCCGGAAAAATGCGCAACTGGTTGAGGAGAGCGCACAGGTTTCAGCGATGGTCAAACACCGAGCCAGTCGTCTGGCAGATGCAGTGACCGTGCTGCACTAG
- the ygjG gene encoding putrescine aminotransferase, which produces MNRLPSSASALACSAHALNLIEKRTLDHEEMKALNREVIEYFKEHVNPGFLEYRKSVTAGGDYGAVEWQAGSLNTLVDTQGQEFVDCLGGFGIFNVGHRNPVVVSAVQNQLAKQPLHSQELLDPLRAMLAKTLAALAPGKLKYSFFCNSGTESVEAALKLAKAYQSPRGKYTFIATSGAFHGKSLGALSATAKSTFRKPFMPLLPGFRHVPFGNIEAMRSELNECKKTGDDVAAVILEPIQGEGGVILPPPGYLTAVRKLCDEFGALMILDEVQTGMGRTGKMFACEHENVQPDILCLAKALGGGVMPIGATIATEEVFSVLFDNPFLHTTTFGGNPLACAAALATINVLLEQNLPAQAEQKGDMLLDGFRQLAREYPDLVHDARGKGMLMAIEFVDNETGYRFASEMFRLRVLVAGTLNNSKTIRIEPPLTLTIEQCELVLKSARKALAAIRVSVEEV; this is translated from the coding sequence TTGAACAGGTTACCTTCCAGCGCATCGGCTTTGGCCTGTAGCGCACACGCACTGAATCTCATAGAAAAGCGAACGCTTGACCATGAGGAAATGAAAGCACTAAATCGAGAGGTGATTGAGTATTTCAAAGAGCATGTGAATCCGGGGTTTTTAGAGTATCGCAAATCTGTTACCGCCGGCGGGGATTACGGAGCCGTAGAGTGGCAAGCGGGAAGTCTGAATACGCTTGTCGACACCCAGGGACAGGAGTTTGTTGACTGCCTGGGAGGTTTTGGAATTTTCAACGTGGGGCACCGTAATCCAGTTGTCGTTTCCGCCGTACAGAACCAACTTGCGAAACAACCTCTGCACAGTCAGGAACTGCTTGACCCACTGCGGGCCATGCTGGCAAAAACCCTTGCCGCCCTGGCACCCGGAAAACTCAAATATAGCTTCTTTTGTAACAGCGGTACGGAATCCGTCGAGGCCGCATTAAAACTGGCGAAAGCCTACCAGTCGCCGCGCGGTAAATATACGTTTATCGCCACCAGCGGCGCCTTCCACGGTAAGTCGCTGGGCGCACTCTCGGCCACCGCAAAATCCACCTTCCGTAAGCCGTTTATGCCGCTATTGCCGGGATTCCGTCACGTACCGTTTGGTAATATTGAAGCGATGCGTAGCGAACTGAACGAATGCAAAAAAACCGGCGATGATGTGGCGGCGGTGATCCTGGAGCCGATCCAGGGTGAAGGCGGCGTGATCCTCCCTCCGCCAGGGTATCTGACCGCTGTGCGTAAGCTCTGCGACGAGTTTGGTGCGCTGATGATCCTGGACGAAGTGCAAACCGGAATGGGGCGCACCGGCAAGATGTTTGCCTGCGAGCATGAGAATGTGCAGCCTGACATTCTCTGTCTGGCGAAGGCGCTGGGCGGTGGCGTAATGCCGATTGGTGCAACGATCGCCACCGAAGAGGTGTTCTCGGTGCTGTTCGATAACCCGTTCCTGCATACCACCACCTTTGGCGGTAACCCGCTGGCCTGTGCGGCTGCGCTGGCGACCATTAACGTGCTGCTGGAGCAGAACCTGCCAGCGCAGGCGGAGCAGAAAGGCGATATGCTGCTGGATGGTTTCCGCCAACTGGCGCGGGAATATCCCGATCTGGTTCATGATGCGCGCGGCAAAGGAATGTTGATGGCGATTGAGTTTGTCGACAATGAAACGGGCTACCGTTTCGCCAGCGAGATGTTCCGCCTGCGGGTGCTGGTTGCCGGTACGCTCAACAACTCGAAAACGATCCGCATCGAACCACCGCTGACGCTGACCATCGAACAGTGCGAACTGGTGCTGAAATCAGCACGAAAAGCGCTGGCGGCGATCCGGGTGAGCGTGGAAGAGGTGTAG
- a CDS encoding siderophore-interacting protein, with protein MNDKASRYPQRVRNELRFRELTVLRTERISAGFQRIVLGGEALEGFSSRGFDDHIKVFFPQPGCRFTPPIVTDEGIVWGDGMRPPSRDYTPLYDAERHELALDFFIHDGGVASAWAMQAREGDLLTVAGPRGSLVVPEDYAYQVYVCDESGMPALRRRLEGLSRLSVRPAVTALVSVENPAYQDYLAHLATFDIEWLGHDEPAMAARLARLQVPAEDYFIWITGEGKVVKNLSSRFESEAFDSQLVRAAAYWHNK; from the coding sequence ATGAACGATAAAGCCTCACGCTATCCGCAGCGCGTGCGCAATGAACTGCGCTTTCGCGAACTGACTGTCCTGCGCACAGAGCGCATCAGCGCTGGGTTTCAGCGCATAGTTCTCGGCGGCGAGGCGCTTGAGGGCTTTTCATCACGCGGCTTTGACGATCACATCAAAGTCTTCTTCCCGCAACCGGGCTGCCGCTTCACGCCGCCCATCGTTACCGATGAAGGGATTGTCTGGGGAGATGGTATGCGTCCTCCGTCCCGTGACTACACGCCACTATACGATGCTGAACGGCATGAGCTGGCGCTGGATTTCTTCATCCACGATGGCGGCGTGGCAAGCGCCTGGGCTATGCAAGCACGGGAAGGCGATTTACTCACCGTCGCTGGGCCGCGCGGATCGCTGGTGGTACCGGAGGATTATGCGTATCAGGTCTATGTCTGCGATGAGTCCGGAATGCCCGCGCTGCGTCGTCGTCTTGAAGGTCTGAGCCGTTTGTCGGTCAGGCCAGCCGTCACCGCGCTGGTAAGCGTAGAAAACCCTGCGTATCAGGATTACCTCGCGCATCTTGCGACTTTCGATATTGAATGGCTGGGTCACGATGAACCGGCGATGGCGGCGCGTCTGGCACGGCTTCAAGTACCCGCAGAGGATTACTTTATCTGGATCACCGGGGAAGGAAAGGTCGTTAAAAACCTGAGCAGTCGCTTTGAAAGCGAGGCTTTTGATTCGCAGTTAGTCCGTGCGGCAGCTTACTGGCACAACAAGTAA